A genomic region of Melanotaenia boesemani isolate fMelBoe1 chromosome 21, fMelBoe1.pri, whole genome shotgun sequence contains the following coding sequences:
- the fam53b gene encoding protein FAM53B produces MVIIYKKTLEKKGADDVTSKRTDLGTFQAQTMSQGAALFTCGLMETSRWREVGHSCAIQQRPVGTSLENLWYTEVHRSSANWDWDVGSTSNTITKLLQDLSLTETASSHSTAPPSKRQCRSLSCSDDFGGCRSTWRPQSSRVWTAVEKRRCHSGGSVQRSGVGNVQLGFPAMQRSSSFSLPARSNILEPPCLTQRIQWPSAFSGFTPSTSMPLPSEPSVQPFYLSHEQICLPEPRASSPHSSPDSTPELERRGGQGGLARSRSQPCVLNDKKIGVKRRRPDDTHKQRPSLDLAKMTQKLRNFHSLSCPGITGDDICESSQTLAALRCTYRCDSDDSSANEHSLEDAQHQSKDSEITRNQPSGTTEDADWNSTDHGDTTPGTTNRKDSEPLWAGLCSTRKDVYQLGGELDIEQIERN; encoded by the exons atggtgatcatttacaagaaaacactggaaaagAAGGGTGCCGATGATGTAACATCCAAACGTACGGATTTGGGCACG TTCCAGGCGCAGACCATGAGCCAAGGGGCGGCACTTTTCACTTGTGGACTCATGG AAACAAGCCGATGGCGTGAGGTGGGACACAGCTGTGCCATACAGCAGAGGCCAGTTGGGACCAGCCTGGAGAACCTGTGGTACACCGAGGTACACAGAAGTTCTGCCAACTGGGACTGGGATGTTGGCTCTACTTCAAACACAATCACCAAATTGTTGCAGGACCTCAGCCTGACTGAGACGGCATCCTCGCACTCCACGGCTCCGCCCAGCAAGCGCCAGTGTCGATCCCTGTCTTGCTCAGACGACTTTGGTGGTTGCCGCTCCACCTGGCGCCCTCAGAGCTCTCGCGTGTGGACGGCTGTGGAGAAAAGGAGGTGCCATAGCGGAGGCAGCGTCCAGCGGAGCGGCGTTGGAAATGTGCAGCTTGGCTTCCCGGCCATGCAACGCAGCTCTAGCTTCAGCCTGCCCGCCCGCTCCAACATTTTGGAGCCACCCTGCCTCACCCAGCGCATACAATGGCCTTCTGCCTTCAGCGGCTTTACACCCTCCACCTCAATGCCCCTGCCCTCCGAGCCGTCAGTCCAGCCCTTCTACCTCTCTCATGAACAAATTTGCCTCCCAGAGCCTCGAGCATCCTCGCCACACAGCTCTCCAGACTCCACTCCGGAGCTGGAGCGCCGCGGTGGACAGGGTGGTCTTGCCCGTAGTCGCTCGCAACCGTGCGTCCTAAATGACAAAAAGATTGGAGTGAAGCGCAGGAGACCAGATGACACACATAAACAGAGGCCTTCACTGGATCTGGCAAAAATGACCCAG AAACTTCGGAATTTCCACAGCCTTAGCTGCCCTGGAATCACAGGCGATGACATATGCGAGTCGAGCCAGACCCTCGCCGCTCTCAGGTGCACTTATCGCTGCGATTCCGACGACTCGTCTGCAAACGAGCACAGCTTGGAGGACGCTCAGCATCAGTCCAAAGACAGCGAGATCACCAGGAACCAGCCGTCTGGGACGACAGAGGACGCAGACTGGAACTCCACAGACCATGGTGACACAACACCAGGAACCACCAACAGAAAGGACAGTGAGCCTCTGTGGGCGGGGCTGTGTAGCACAAGGAAGGATGTGTATCAGCTGGGAGGCGAGCTCGATATCGAGCAAATCGAGAGAAACTGA